The genomic segment CATTGTACTGCTCCTCTGCGATCTTCTTGATCATGTCCAGGGTCTTGCGCACCAGCTTCTTGCGAATGACCTGGCCGAAGAGGCATGTTAAGTATGTTGTTAGCGGAGTTGTTGAGTGAAAAGTGGTTGAGTTTAGTGTTGAGGTCCAGGTGGGTTTCGTTGTTTGATAGAGGGAATTGAAAGCAAGCCTCACCTTGAGAAGTTTGTGTTGCTGGAGAGTTTCTCTTGAGACGTTCAGAGGAAGGTCATCGGAGTCAACCTGATGGAACAGAGAAGAAATTTAAAGATGCAATATGCAAAAATTGctttgccatttcctggttgctaaaattctaagtTTGTATTGTGTAGAAAATTACTGTACCATGTAAACCGCTGAGAAATatatttccataaccaaaaatatagttttttcagctgtttgaagctggagtAAAAAAACGAAAGAcgtaaaaactaaacttaagaacaggaagcatagaaatagcacacaaaccagatctactgcttcttacacttgctttcaatgagaattatagatctataacacacttTTCTACGTGAAATTGCAGCTTTAACATTCAATCAATCCTCAATGGGTGCACTTATATAGcctgggtgtcacgtcctgaccagcagagggagtagttgtttagtgttttggtcaggacgtggcagaaggatgtttgttttgtatggtgggggttttgtgtgtgttgtagaggggtgtttgatttatgtgttcctgggttttgggtgtatgttctaggttagtatgttctaggttgtatttctgcattctgtctagtttaggttttctatgtttaagtttgggtgctggactctcaattggaggcaggtgtttctcgttgcctctgattgagagtcctatatatgggtaattgtttggtgtagtgttgtgggagattgtttcttgttttgcctgtgtgagcatgacaagactgttttgttgttcgtgagttcttaattttggtgttcactttgtttttaaaataaatacaagatgagcatccacattcctgctgcgttttggtcctctattcccgacgacaaccgttacactgggtaccagtctgattagctaacattttactaattgTACCCCTATCATATGCCAATGTTTAGCATGAcaggagtggcaaggagtggaatgatgGCTAAACAGACTGGTATCCAGACTTAACCCTGTCGGTGCTCTTTGGATTAGTTTATGCATCTACTAAGGAATAATACTTACCACTCCTTTCACAAAGTTTAAGTATTTAGGCATCATGTCATGGAAGTCATCAGTGATGTAAACTCTACGCACAAAGAGCTGAGAGAGATGGAAGTTTGTTACTGACAGAGAACTATTACGACACATCAATACTGCACTGAGAACCGCTTGTATGCCAATCCATAGTTGCTTTGTAACCAAATAACTGCTGTGGCACCTTAATGAAGTCGTTCTTCTTAGAACCGTACTCGTCGAAGAGTCCCCGGGGAGCTGCGGCAGGCACAAAGAGGATGGACTTGAAGGTGACCTCCCCCTCTGCTGTGAAGTGGATGTGGGAGATGGGCTCGTCTGTGTCCTGCATGAGCAGAATAGAGTGAGAAGTTATTTACATAGACAACCTCTATCTGTCATTAAACCAGTTGCCTGGCAACTGAAGATTTGCCTGACAAGACCACTTCAGTTCATGTCCAGTCAGATGAGTCATATCTGACCTAAGATCACCCATTTTGACCAGTGTCTGCTAAATCTAAATGGGAATACAGACTTCTATGTAACCACTAAATGGATTAGTATCTGCTAGGAGAGCGAGTCTGAATAAACTCTAGACAAACACCCACCCTGGAGAAGGTCTTGTAGAAGGCCTTGTACtcgtcctcctccacctccttggCAGGCCTCTGCCAGATGGGCTTGATGTCATTCATCAGCTCCCACTCCCACACTGTCTTCGCCacctgaggggaaaaaaataaaggAGAAAGGACAGTCGTTAAAATTGAAAGATACACTTCCATTGAGATTCGCTTCGATGGGATCCATTTCTGCTACAGACAGTAGTTAGTCTTCAAAACAATGTTTTACCTTCTTCGTCGTTGGCTTGTCTTTgtcctcctcctattcctccaCCGCAACCTCAACGTGGTCTTCATCCTTATCTGCTTCTGTCTCATCCTCATCAATAGGCTCCTCTACAGTCTCAGTCTTGCTACTCCATACGTAGATGGGGAAGTTGATGAACTGGGAGTATTTCCTCACAAGGTTCTTGATGGTCTCCAGCTCCAAGTAGTCTGTTGCCTCCTCCTTCATCACCAAACTAGGGGAGAAAAAGAATGCTTTGCAGTGAAGAGCTTCATGTTAGTCATTACAGTTGTGAACCTTTCCAAACATAAGTAGATTCCTCTGGCTGTACCGCCTGAGCGAGACTACAGACTTCTTGACCTTTAAATAAAAGCACAGTAATGAAACAAATGTCCATTACAGTGAAATCCAAATTTGGAGCATTTATTAGTTCAGCTTTGGTTTAACATTTGGGTCTCTGTCTAATTTAGACAGCCTTTTGATTGAATGTTCCACAGCCAGTAATGCCAAAAAGATCTGAACAAATGAGGCAATAACTACATCATAACATGTATTATTGTTATGAGGGTTTACATTGCTAAACAACAACTAACCATATTCTTCTTCATCATagactgttaacagagctgtccATATCCAGCCTAAAATTGCCATAGTAAGTACAAATCATCCACATACACTAATGCTAGATTGACTGAATGGTTGCTACTTGCTGACAGTTGCCTTGCTGACTCACGTGATGGTGGTGCCCCTGCCGAGGGTGTCCCCGCGGGGGTCCTCGATGACGGAGAACTCGTTGGAGTCAGACTCCCATATGTGCTGCGTGCCATTGTTGTGCTTCGTGGTTACGATCACCTTATCGGCCACCAAGAACGCAGAGTAGAAGCCCACGCCGAACTGACCAATCAGCTCAGAGGTTGACTGGCCCTCCGTCTGCATCTCTGTCATCTTGTTGAGGAACTCGCTGGTGCCGGACTTGGCGATGGTGCCCAGGTTCCTGACCAGGTCTTCTTTGGTCATGCCGATGCCAGTATCGGTGATGTGGAGCATGTTCTTCTCCTTGTCAGACTGGAGGTGAGGAGAAACAAACAGTGAAATGTTATATTGGGTTTTGGATTACTTTGCATTGTACATGACAGACTTAGCTTGAAACTTTGTTTTATTACTATTAATCTATGCACATTTCGAATAAAAGAAAAGCAAACCAAGTGtgtacagtaattattattcatttGTATGTACTCAAAGGGAAAGCACACAATGTCCTGCCGCAGGTGTTGAAAGTTTTGATGTCCCTTTTTGCAAAGCAAAAACTGAGATGTAAATTTAGAGATGTTATCCTAACTACTCTCTCGGTCTCAGGTTTCACTCCAGATAGCTCAGTGAAGGGTTGCTAATTAGCCCACAGTCGGAGGACTGAAAGGGGGCGTCACACAGAAAGCTAACGCTGAGGTACCTTAACAGACCTTGATTTTCACTGTCAGCTCCTCATTACCAGTGAGTGCCTCGTCATTGGTCAGGGACAGCAGCCGGATCTTATCCATGGCATCGGAAGCGTTGGAGATCAGTTCCCTCAGGAAGATCTGGACACAGACAAAAAGAAACATCACCAAATGATTCTTttgaaaattgtgtttttttttttttaaactacaatACAAAGACAATACTAATGGCCGCTCCCATCAGTGGGTGTACTAGTCAGTTGGTGCGCTCGCCCCCACCTACCCAGAGATGCCGGCAGGGCGAAGCACCACCCCGAAACGACATTCCTAACTATCTCAACCCTTATTCAATGACTTTAAGTTACCTCGCTGAACCTCTCAGGTTTATGCAATGATAGATAGCCAGATGGACTCGTTGTGAACTCATTTCTAA from the Salmo salar chromosome ssa17, Ssal_v3.1, whole genome shotgun sequence genome contains:
- the LOC106576234 gene encoding LOW QUALITY PROTEIN: endoplasmin-like (The sequence of the model RefSeq protein was modified relative to this genomic sequence to represent the inferred CDS: substituted 1 base at 1 genomic stop codon) encodes the protein MMKLIINSLYKNKEIFLRELISNASDAMDKIRLLSLTNDEALTGNEELTVKIKSDKEKNMLHITDTGIGMTKEDLVRNLGTIAKSGTSEFLNKMTEMQTEGQSTSELIGQFGVGFYSAFLVADKVIVTTKHNNGTQHIWESDSNEFSVIEDPRGDTLGRGTTITLVMKEEATDYLELETIKNLVRKYSQFINFPIYVWSSKTETVEEPIDEDETEADKDEDHVEVAVEEXEEDKDKPTTKKVAKTVWEWELMNDIKPIWQRPAKEVEEDEYKAFYKTFSRDTDEPISHIHFTAEGEVTFKSILFVPAAAPRGLFDEYGSKKNDFIKLFVRRVYITDDFHDMMPKYLNFVKGVVDSDDLPLNVSRETLQQHKLLKVIRKKLVRKTLDMIKKIAEEQYNEKFWKEFGTNIKLGVIEDHSNRTRLAKLLRFQTSNSNTVLASLEQYVERMKEKQDKIYFMAGTSRKEAESSPFVEKLLKRGYEVVYLTEPVDEYCIQALPEFDGKRFQNVAKEGVKFDESDKTKEKREALEKEYEPLTTWMKDRALKDKIEKAVLSQRLTNSPCALVASQYGWSGNMERIMKAQAYQTGKDISTNYYASQKKTLEINPKHPLIKEMLKRINENAEDQTASDLAVVLFETATLRSGYQLADTKAYGDRIERMLRLSMNVDLNEEVRSI